One segment of Candidatus Aegiribacteria sp. DNA contains the following:
- a CDS encoding YncE family protein: MTLSKAGEDNSPGTPSQTALSMANSREIGTGAKGSCEVTASWTICGEAAFKTYVLYKSESPGISTDPSSAEVLIVINDVNTTEYIDSDLDWATQYFYALKTTDTNDNGVWSNEVSVDIPVALPDSVITVVGVGDYPYGICSSPSGDYVYVANYSSNNVSIIRTSDNTIAATVDVGDGPWRICSSPSGNHVYVANAGSNIVSIIRTSDNTVVATVGVGYDPFGICSLPTGDYVYVANCGSHNVSIIRTSDNNVLATVDVGYYPLGICSLPSGDYVYVTNSWNDNVSVIH, encoded by the coding sequence GTGACCCTTTCAAAAGCCGGAGAGGATAATAGCCCAGGCACTCCCTCTCAGACAGCCCTTTCAATGGCGAATTCCCGGGAGATTGGAACTGGTGCAAAGGGAAGTTGTGAAGTAACAGCTTCATGGACTATTTGCGGTGAAGCGGCTTTCAAAACCTATGTTCTTTATAAGTCTGAATCCCCTGGAATATCTACCGATCCTTCCTCCGCAGAAGTTCTTATAGTCATCAACGATGTAAACACAACTGAATACATAGACAGTGATTTAGACTGGGCGACACAGTATTTTTATGCCCTTAAGACAACTGATACTAACGACAACGGTGTTTGGAGCAATGAGGTTTCAGTTGATATTCCGGTTGCATTGCCAGATAGTGTAATTACTGTTGTTGGTGTGGGAGATTACCCTTATGGCATCTGCTCAAGTCCATCTGGAGACTACGTGTATGTTGCTAATTACAGTAGTAATAACGTTTCTATAATCCGCACCTCAGATAATACTATTGCAGCAACTGTTGATGTGGGAGATGGTCCTTGGCGAATCTGCTCCAGTCCATCCGGAAATCATGTATATGTGGCTAATGCTGGTAGTAACATCGTTTCCATAATCCGCACCTCAGATAATACTGTTGTTGCAACTGTTGGTGTAGGATACGATCCATTTGGCATCTGTTCTCTTCCAACCGGAGACTATGTATATGTGGCTAATTGCGGTAGTCATAATGTTTCCATAATCCGAACCTCAGATAATAATGTTTTGGCAACTGTTGATGTAGGATACTATCCATTAGGCATCTGTTCCCTTCCATCCGGAGACTATGTGTATGTAACTAATTCGTGGAATGATAATGTTTCTGTAATTCATTAA
- a CDS encoding sugar nucleotide-binding protein produces MNPPRVLLTGASGRLGSAIREDLSEQWNIRPVSGSGRMKTEAFDLLSLKDMKRLLNQDFDLIVNTAAISEPSECNRNPVKSWRLNTLWPRRLAIHCAAQSIPMIHFSTDLVYSGGIPPYTESSPAVPSSLYGWTKLIADRFVLNRYPEALIIRTSVLCGEVNSTRTTFSQDILAGRVRNVYVDCWRNHTPIHGLAVILPDLLERSFSGIQIVAGKYAQSRSAYAEELLRNAGKDPSDLILTYAPPNAPSKLHLQGRTTLLQLTVPYTYKNIK; encoded by the coding sequence TTGAATCCTCCCCGTGTTCTGCTTACGGGAGCTTCGGGAAGACTTGGATCGGCAATAAGGGAAGACCTGTCTGAGCAATGGAATATCAGGCCTGTATCCGGAAGCGGACGAATGAAGACGGAAGCATTTGATCTTCTGTCTTTGAAAGACATGAAGCGGCTTCTCAACCAGGATTTTGATCTCATAGTTAACACTGCCGCCATATCCGAACCATCCGAATGTAATCGTAATCCGGTGAAATCCTGGAGACTTAATACATTATGGCCTCGCCGGCTGGCCATTCACTGTGCTGCTCAATCAATTCCCATGATTCATTTTTCAACCGATCTGGTCTACAGCGGAGGGATACCTCCATATACCGAAAGCTCTCCTGCGGTTCCATCATCTCTGTATGGCTGGACCAAACTCATCGCAGACAGGTTCGTACTCAACCGATATCCGGAAGCTCTCATAATCAGAACCTCTGTGTTGTGCGGGGAAGTGAATTCGACCAGAACGACTTTTTCTCAGGACATTCTGGCAGGAAGAGTGCGGAATGTATATGTGGACTGCTGGAGAAATCACACTCCCATCCACGGGCTTGCGGTTATTCTTCCCGACCTTCTGGAAAGATCTTTTTCCGGAATACAGATCGTCGCTGGAAAGTATGCCCAGTCGCGGTCGGCTTACGCCGAAGAACTACTCAGGAATGCGGGAAAAGATCCGTCAGACTTGATCCTGACCTACGCCCCCCCGAACGCCCCCTCAAAACTCCACCTCCAGGGACGTACCACACTTCTTCAACTTACAGTACCTTATACTTACAAAAATATAAAATAA
- a CDS encoding PaaI family thioesterase — protein sequence MSDIFDDDRYCFVCGEKNPHGLRLNPEGKDGKAIILWTPEKRHQGYTGIVHGGLLSTVLDESMAYAAMSVGGFCATVEIAVRFRKKVITGETVTVEAELIEQRGRIMKLQASLFQEGIEKASARATFISVPGERQG from the coding sequence ATGAGTGATATCTTTGACGATGACAGGTACTGCTTCGTCTGCGGAGAGAAAAATCCTCATGGACTCCGCCTGAATCCCGAAGGAAAAGACGGTAAGGCGATAATCCTCTGGACGCCTGAAAAAAGACATCAGGGTTATACAGGCATAGTTCATGGCGGGCTTCTTTCAACAGTTCTCGACGAGTCGATGGCGTACGCCGCTATGAGCGTTGGAGGATTCTGCGCTACAGTTGAGATAGCGGTCAGGTTCAGAAAAAAAGTGATTACGGGAGAAACTGTGACCGTAGAAGCGGAACTGATAGAACAGCGCGGAAGAATTATGAAACTTCAGGCTTCCCTTTTCCAGGAGGGTATTGAGAAAGCTTCCGCCAGGGCTACCTTCATTTCGGTTCCAGGCGAAAGACAGGGATAG
- the hflC gene encoding protease modulator HflC, whose translation MKRVKHIIYGLAALFILLVITGAFFTISETEQAVILQLGNPVRVIVGDRTPEEIAELGLWMEENAQGVALSQGAGLYFKIPFIQQVKIFDDRILEYDDPPADVVTKDKKHIKVDCYARWRIENPLLFLRSVRSENGAMSRLDDLIYSMIRQELGKSNLIQIVRSTNDPIGLDDYVWLVNTVAYTDTLADIVIDEEGEIQETIRLIRMTPMQGRIAILERVTNTCRRMAREYGIHIVDVRIKRADLPVENQIAVFTRMQAERNRISTRYRAEGRRMSNVIIANTDLRVDSIHAGASREALEYRGIADSTAAAIYANAYNSYPDFYGFVRSLEALETIMNSNGQIIVGTDGIFEYLVSAPGRFL comes from the coding sequence ATGAAACGCGTCAAGCATATAATTTACGGACTCGCGGCGCTTTTCATCCTGCTGGTTATTACCGGAGCATTCTTCACCATCTCTGAAACCGAACAGGCCGTGATTCTTCAGCTTGGAAATCCTGTCAGGGTAATTGTAGGCGATCGTACTCCGGAGGAAATTGCTGAACTTGGACTCTGGATGGAAGAAAACGCACAGGGAGTTGCCCTGAGCCAGGGAGCGGGACTCTACTTCAAAATACCTTTCATTCAGCAGGTGAAAATATTCGACGATAGAATTCTTGAATACGATGATCCTCCTGCTGACGTTGTCACAAAGGACAAGAAACATATAAAGGTCGACTGCTACGCCAGATGGAGAATAGAAAACCCCCTTCTGTTTCTCAGGAGCGTTCGCTCGGAAAACGGAGCAATGTCCCGCCTTGATGATTTAATCTATTCCATGATCAGGCAGGAACTCGGCAAGAGCAATCTGATTCAGATCGTAAGAAGCACAAACGATCCGATTGGTCTTGATGACTATGTATGGCTCGTCAACACCGTGGCTTATACAGACACTCTGGCGGATATCGTCATCGATGAAGAAGGGGAAATTCAGGAGACCATAAGGCTCATAAGAATGACTCCGATGCAGGGCAGAATCGCGATACTCGAAAGAGTAACGAATACCTGCAGGCGGATGGCCAGAGAGTACGGCATACACATCGTAGATGTTCGGATTAAGCGGGCGGACCTTCCTGTTGAGAACCAGATTGCCGTCTTTACAAGGATGCAGGCGGAGAGGAACCGGATCTCAACCAGATACCGCGCGGAGGGCAGAAGAATGTCCAACGTTATCATCGCTAACACTGACCTCAGGGTAGATTCAATACATGCAGGTGCCAGCAGGGAGGCTCTTGAATACAGAGGAATCGCCGATAGTACCGCAGCGGCCATATACGCGAATGCTTACAACAGTTATCCCGATTTCTACGGTTTCGTAAGATCGCTTGAGGCTCTGGAAACTATCATGAACAGCAACGGTCAGATAATCGTGGGAACCGATGGTATTTTCGAATATCTTGTCTCTGCCCCTGGCAGGTTCCTTTAA
- the hflK gene encoding FtsH protease activity modulator HflK: MKVVRSGELFPRKYKLGILALGVLLWFLLGGPFYIVDPEEVGVVLTFGRYTSTTEPGFHFKWPWPVQRVYKPAVNIVQRIEIGFRTLTEDPPSYKSFTNDREMLAEAQMLTGDENIINLAVIVQFRINSATDYLFNVRDQYGTLRDIAESSTRLVVGNNAIDAVLTTGKLEVQNRIMDLIQYLADEYEMGVHIVAVQLMDVQPPQEVSAAFKDVATAREDMQAYINESESYRNQRIPEALADSVVVVNAAMGYSAGRVNVALGEAFRFTAVAEEYRKSPGVTAVRLHLETLTTLLENVNVTVVDESAGALTHYNLTGGE; encoded by the coding sequence ATGAAAGTCGTTAGATCCGGAGAACTATTTCCGAGGAAGTACAAGCTGGGAATACTGGCTCTGGGAGTTTTGCTGTGGTTCCTTCTCGGGGGACCGTTCTACATTGTTGATCCGGAAGAAGTGGGAGTAGTGCTTACTTTTGGCAGATATACTTCCACAACGGAACCGGGTTTTCACTTCAAATGGCCCTGGCCTGTTCAAAGGGTGTACAAACCGGCTGTAAATATCGTGCAGCGCATCGAAATTGGATTCAGAACTCTTACCGAAGACCCGCCTTCATACAAGAGCTTCACGAATGACCGTGAAATGCTTGCTGAAGCACAGATGCTCACTGGTGACGAGAACATCATCAACCTTGCCGTTATTGTTCAGTTCAGGATCAACAGCGCCACCGATTACCTCTTCAATGTTCGTGATCAGTATGGCACACTGAGGGACATAGCTGAATCCAGCACGAGACTTGTTGTTGGAAATAATGCGATTGACGCCGTTCTGACCACCGGGAAGCTGGAGGTTCAGAACAGAATAATGGATCTCATTCAGTATCTGGCAGATGAATATGAAATGGGCGTACATATTGTCGCTGTCCAGCTTATGGATGTCCAGCCTCCCCAGGAAGTATCCGCTGCGTTCAAGGATGTAGCTACAGCAAGGGAAGATATGCAGGCATACATCAACGAATCAGAAAGTTACAGGAACCAGAGAATACCGGAGGCACTTGCGGATTCTGTCGTAGTGGTGAATGCCGCAATGGGATACAGCGCCGGAAGGGTAAACGTGGCATTAGGAGAAGCCTTCAGATTCACAGCGGTAGCCGAGGAGTACCGAAAGAGTCCGGGAGTAACAGCCGTGAGACTTCATCTCGAGACTCTCACAACCCTTCTTGAAAATGTTAATGTAACCGTTGTTGACGAATCGGCCGGTGCTCTCACGCATTACAATCTTACGGGAGGTGAGTAA